The DNA segment GCGATCGCGACGAGATCCAGGCCACGGTCGAGGAGTACGACCTCGAGTTCGAACCCGACGTGGTCGATCCCTCGGAGGCCGAACTCGACGAGTACGCCGAGCGGCTCTACGAACTTCGGAAACGGAAGGGAATCACCAGAAACGAGGCTGCTGACCTCGTCGAGCAGAACTCGAACTACCTCGGCAGCGTGATGGTCGAGACGGGCGACGCCGACGCGATGCTCACCGGGTTGACTCGTCACTACCCGACGGGAGTGCGTCCGCCGCTGCAGGTCATCGGCACCGCCCCGAACGTCGAGTACGTGGCGGGGGTCTACATGCTCACCTTCGACGATCGGGTCGTCTTCTGTGCGGACGCCACCGTGAACCGGGACCCCGACCACCGGGCGCTGGCGGAGGCCGCCCGGCGAGCCGCCGAGGTCGCGCGCCGCTTCGACGTCGAGCCGCGGGCGGCGATGCTGTCGTACTCGAACTTCGGAAGCGTCGACAACGAGGGCACCAGAAAGCCCCGCGAGGCCGCCCGCATCCTCCGACGTGATCCGGACGTGGACTTCCCGGTCGACGGCGAGATGCAGGCCGACACCGCCGTCGTCGAGGAGATGCTGACCGGGACGTACGGGTTCGCGGAGCTGGAGGAGCCCGCGAACGTGCTGGTGTTCCCGAACCTCGAGGCGGGCAACATCGGCTACAAACTCCTCCAGCGACTCGGCGGCGCCGAGGCCGTCGGGCCGATGTTGACCGGAATGGACGAACCGGTGCACGTCCTTCAACGCGGCGACGAGGTCAAGGACATCGTGAACCTGGCGGCCGTCGCGGTCGTCGACGCCCAACAGTAGTAGCGGTTTTTGGCGGAGGTTTTGCGCGAGGGTCGTTCATCGTCCCGAGCGCAAAAGGTCCACGCGGCATCGTGAACCTGGCGGCGGTCGCGGTCGTCGACGCCCAACAGCACTATACGCCGAATCCCGGACGGGACCCCGTCGCGAGGGCGACCTTCCGATCCAGGCCACGGTCCGGCCGCCGTCGAGACGGCCGCAGCGGTCTCGACAGTACGAGAGGATCCGTTTTCCGCCCGAAGCCTACCGCTTAAGAGGACTCGCGACAGTTCCTCCGTCATCATGAGATGTCTACACGACACGTGCCAGAGAGGCGGTGGTGATGGAGGGTAACGACCGGTCGATCGCGGGGTTCACGATGCTCGCACACGGCATCTTTCACACCTACGAGCTGTCGATTCCGCTGTTCATCGTGATCTGGCTCGACGTCTTCGACGTCTCCGCGGCCGTGCTCGGGATCGTCGTCAGCATCGGCTACGGGCTGATCGGGGTCGGTGCGCTTCCCAGCGGCATACTGGCCGACAACTACGGCTCGCGGCGGCTGATCGTCGCCGCGGTCATCGGGATGGGCGGGGGGTTCTTCCTGCTCGCGCTCGCCCCAAACGTCTACACGCTCGGCGTGGCAATCGTCGTCTGGGGCGCGGCGGCGAGCATCTACCATCCCGCCGGACTCTCGCTGATCAGCCGTGGCGCGGAGGAGCGAGGGACGGTCTTCGCGTACCACGGCGTCGGCGGTAACGTCGGCACCGCGTTCGGCCCGCTGTTGGCGGCTCTGCTCCTGGTCTTTCTGGATTGGCGGTTCGTCATCGTTGCGCTCGCGATACCCGCGATCGTCGTCGTGATACTCGGCTCGTCGATCGAGTTCGACGAGACGGCCGCCACCGCGACGGACGGCGGCGAGCGGACCGACGGCGACGAACGGACCGCTTCCGACGAGGAGAACGGCGGATTCGACCTCCGGTCGATCGTCGCCGATTCCCGCCTGCTCTTCACGACGGGTTTCACCCTCACGTTCGTGATCGTCATGCTCTACGGCACCTACTACCGGGGACTGTTGACGTTCATGCCCGACATGATCGCGAACCTCCCACAGTTCGGCACCTATACGGTTCTGGGCCGGTCGGCCGAACCCGCACAGTACGTCTACACCGGCCTGCTGATGGTCGGCATTCTCGGTCAGTACGCCGGCGGTCGGATCACCGACCACGTCAAAACCGAGTACGCGTTGCTGTCGACGCTCGTCGCCCTCGCGGTGCTCGCGGTCATCTTCCTCCCCGCCGCCAGCGTGGGCGTCCTTCCCTTCCTCGCGGTCTGTGCGGTCCTGGGGTTCTGTCTCTATGCGACCGCCCCGATCTACCAGGTCGTGATCGCCGAGTACGCCGCCGAGGACGTCCACGGCCTCTCGTACGGGTATACGTACCTCGGCATGTTCGGCGTCGGCGCGGGCGGGGCGGCGCTGGCCGGCACGCTGCTGACGTACTTCAGCGCGCCCGTGTTGCTCGCGACCCTCGGTGCCATCGCGTTGGTCGCGGCTGGCCTCGTGGTGGTCGTCCTCAGGGCGCTATAGCCGACGAACAAACGGAATCCGACTCAGGCGACGCGGTTTCTGAGCTCCTCGCCCGATCGATACCGCTCGACGTTCTCCTTCACTAAGTCGGCGATGTCGAGGTGGTAGCGGTTCGTCGCCGAGCCCTTGTGTGGCGAGATGATCACCTCCTCGAACTCCCACAGCGGCGACTCCTCGGGGAGGGGCTCGGTCTCGAAGACGTCGAGCGCCGCGCCCGCGATGGCGCCGGAGTCGATGGCGTCGACGAGCGCGTACTCGTCGACGATCGGGCCGCGCGCGACGTTGATCAGGTAGGCGTCCTCGTGCATCGCCTCGAACTCCTCGCGGGAGAACAGCCCGTCCGTCGAGGGGTTGTGCGGGAGAGCGATCGCGACGAACCGCGCGTCGCCGATGGCGTCGTGGAGCTCGTCGGGATCGTAGAGCGCGGAGACGCCGGGGACAGGCTCGTCCGAGCGGCGAACCCCGACGACGTCCATCCCGAGGGCGTCGCCCCGTCGGGCGATCCCCTCGCCGAGGGTCCCGAGGCCGACGACGCAGAGCGACTCGTTCTCGACGGTAAACGGGCGCTCGTAGTCGGGCGCGTACCACTCGTTCTCGTTCTGGTGGTCCCGGTAGTGATGCAGCAGCCGGGCGAACGAGAGCATGTAGCCGACGGCGAGCTCGCCGACGGTGGCGCCGTGGATCCCCGAGCTGTTGGTCAGCGGGACGCTCGCTTCGGCGTAGGCGTCGGTGTCGAACTCGTCGTAGCCGGCCCGCGCGCAGTGGATCCAGCCGGCGTCGAGGAACTCGGATCGAGGTACGTAGGTGACGACGGCGTCGTTCTCGTCGTAGCGTTCGCCGTCGCCGACGAGCTCCGCGGGGACGGCGAGGTCGTCGAAGGCCTCGACGAACGCGCGCTTCGGGATGACGTTCTCGACCGACTCGTGGACGTACAGCCGTTCGAGGTCGGGACGTTCTGACATACGCGCGAGTGTGGAGCAGCCGGGATTGAAGGTTTCGGAACGAAACCACGCCCCCGTATTCATCATCGTCCGTTTAGAACCGGCGTCGGGAGCCGACGCGAGTGGTAACTCTTATCGTACCCCCGAATAGCATATGAGGCAGTCACCGTACCGGTGAGGACAACATGGACGTCAACGAAGCAATCGCGACAACACTGAGTGAGGAGGGCGTAGAGTACCTGTTCGGCTTCCCGAGCAACCCGCTGTTCGACACGGACTCGGCGGAGGAGGCGGGGGTCCGATCGATCATCACCCGCCAGGAGCGGACCGCCGTCCACATGGCCGACGCGGTCGGCCGGCTGACGTCGGGCGAGCAGGTCGGCGCGTTCGCCTGCCAGCATGGTCCCGGCATCGAGAACTCGCTCGGCGGCATCGCTCAGGCGTACGGGGAATCGTCGCCGATCGTCGCCATCCCCGCGGGCTACGACCTGGCGAAGACGGACGTCGATCCCAAGTTCAACACGGTGGTCAACTGCCAGCACATCAGCAAGTCCTGCGAGCAGCTCGCTGACCCCGACGCGGTCGGCGAGACGATGCGCCGGGCGTTCAGCTCGGCGCGAAACGGTCGACCCCGGCCCTCCGTGGTCGAGGTGCCCAAGGACGTCTTCTACACCGATCTCTCCGAGGAGTTCGAGTACACCCCTTCGAAGTCGCGCCGGTCGGGACCGGATCCGGCGGACGTCGAGACGGCCGCCGAGAGCCTGGTCGAGGCCGAACGCCCCGTGATCTTCGCAGGACAGGGCGTCCACTACGCGGAGGGTTGGGACGAACTCCTGGAACTCGCCGAGACGCTCGAGGCGCCCGTGGCGACGAGCCTCAACGGAAAGAGCGCGTTCCCCGAGGACCACCCGCTCTCGCTGGGGGCGGCCAGCAAGAGCGAGCCCGGCCAGCTCTCGCACTTCATGCGCGAGGCGGACACGATCTTCGGGATCGGTTGCTCGTTCACCGACACGGCCTACGGGCTGACGGTTCCCGACACGAGCGATAAGACGGTGATCCACTCGACGCTCGATCCGACCGACATCGACAAGGACGTCGTCTCGGACCACTCGCTGATCGGCGACGCCAAACTGACGCTCGAGGTGCTGGTCGACGAACTCGACGGTCGCGTCGAGGACGACCGCGGGCGGGCCGACGACGTGGCGAGCGAGATCGAGGAGGTCCGCGAGGAGTGGCTCTCCGAGTGGGAGCCGAAACTCACGTCGGAGGACACGCCGATCAACCCCTACCGCGTCGTTCGTGAGCTCGACGAGATCGTCGACAAGGACGAGGTGGTCATCACCCACGACGCGGGCAACCCGCGGGACTTCCTCGCACCCTTCTTCGAGGTGACCGAACCCCTCTCGTACATCGGCTGGAGCAAGACCACCCAGCTGGGCTACGGCCTGGGACTCACG comes from the Halalkalicoccus sp. CG83 genome and includes:
- a CDS encoding MFS transporter, with amino-acid sequence MEGNDRSIAGFTMLAHGIFHTYELSIPLFIVIWLDVFDVSAAVLGIVVSIGYGLIGVGALPSGILADNYGSRRLIVAAVIGMGGGFFLLALAPNVYTLGVAIVVWGAAASIYHPAGLSLISRGAEERGTVFAYHGVGGNVGTAFGPLLAALLLVFLDWRFVIVALAIPAIVVVILGSSIEFDETAATATDGGERTDGDERTASDEENGGFDLRSIVADSRLLFTTGFTLTFVIVMLYGTYYRGLLTFMPDMIANLPQFGTYTVLGRSAEPAQYVYTGLLMVGILGQYAGGRITDHVKTEYALLSTLVALAVLAVIFLPAASVGVLPFLAVCAVLGFCLYATAPIYQVVIAEYAAEDVHGLSYGYTYLGMFGVGAGGAALAGTLLTYFSAPVLLATLGAIALVAAGLVVVVLRAL
- the ddh gene encoding D-2-hydroxyacid dehydrogenase; translation: MSERPDLERLYVHESVENVIPKRAFVEAFDDLAVPAELVGDGERYDENDAVVTYVPRSEFLDAGWIHCARAGYDEFDTDAYAEASVPLTNSSGIHGATVGELAVGYMLSFARLLHHYRDHQNENEWYAPDYERPFTVENESLCVVGLGTLGEGIARRGDALGMDVVGVRRSDEPVPGVSALYDPDELHDAIGDARFVAIALPHNPSTDGLFSREEFEAMHEDAYLINVARGPIVDEYALVDAIDSGAIAGAALDVFETEPLPEESPLWEFEEVIISPHKGSATNRYHLDIADLVKENVERYRSGEELRNRVA
- a CDS encoding thiamine pyrophosphate-requiring protein, translated to MDVNEAIATTLSEEGVEYLFGFPSNPLFDTDSAEEAGVRSIITRQERTAVHMADAVGRLTSGEQVGAFACQHGPGIENSLGGIAQAYGESSPIVAIPAGYDLAKTDVDPKFNTVVNCQHISKSCEQLADPDAVGETMRRAFSSARNGRPRPSVVEVPKDVFYTDLSEEFEYTPSKSRRSGPDPADVETAAESLVEAERPVIFAGQGVHYAEGWDELLELAETLEAPVATSLNGKSAFPEDHPLSLGAASKSEPGQLSHFMREADTIFGIGCSFTDTAYGLTVPDTSDKTVIHSTLDPTDIDKDVVSDHSLIGDAKLTLEVLVDELDGRVEDDRGRADDVASEIEEVREEWLSEWEPKLTSEDTPINPYRVVRELDEIVDKDEVVITHDAGNPRDFLAPFFEVTEPLSYIGWSKTTQLGYGLGLTMGAKLVNPEKLCINLWGDGAIGMTALDLETAAREDIPILSVYLNNYEMASYDTPFYGDWADVAEGLNCYGERVEDPDELGAAIERGIEKTEEGTPALIEVITSKETEISRPDLE